A window of the Radiobacillus deserti genome harbors these coding sequences:
- the yicI gene encoding alpha-xylosidase, with the protein MKFTNGNWLVKEGFMIHHPHQVHDVLKEEDALTLFVPCKAIRHRGDTLDGPLLTIRISSPMENVFRIQTWHFKGGKEKYPQFKLNQKASAIEIYQNNHKWELYSGQTKLKIPTDDIFRMEFFNQDKKLTHSDQKGLAWIRGNDNKTYMRGQLNINVGEYFYGLGERFTPFVKNGQVVDSWNKDGGTSTEQAYKNVPFYLSNRGYGVFVNHPEHVAFEMGSEIVSKNQFSVEGEELDYFFINGPTPKEVLERYTDLTGKPAVPPAWSFGLWLTTSFTTEYNEETVNHFVDGMLERKLPLSVFHFDCFWMKDMEWCNFEWDERNFPDPKGMIKRLKDKGLKICVWINPYIAQKSKLFAEAASKGYLLKRPDGDVWQWDLWQAGQGVVDFSNPDACEWYADKLRALIDMGVDSFKTDFGERIPTDVVYWDGSDPERMHNYYSYKYNQVVFDVLQEKKGGEEAVVFARSSTAGGQQFPVHWGGDCYATYESMAESLRGGLSLCLSGFGYWSHDIGGFENTASPDLFKRWLAFGLLSSHSRLHGSSSYRVPWLFDEEAVDVTRFFAQLKNTLMPYLMNVAKDNNKTGIPLMRAMVLEFPEDPTCAMLDLQYMLGDSLLVAPIFNEEGEASYYLPNGKWTNLLTGAVVEGGTWQQEYHDYMSIPLFVREHTILPIGQNKERPDYHYSEEVTFYVYELQERKKASAVIRNVTGDIVGSISMEKDGEQIVVEADMPSSYSINLSGYSTIAKTTSGHWSTGKQGVQIIPKSSDSQYAIHL; encoded by the coding sequence GTGAAATTTACGAATGGAAATTGGTTAGTGAAAGAAGGATTTATGATTCATCATCCGCATCAAGTTCATGATGTGCTAAAAGAGGAAGACGCCCTCACCCTTTTTGTTCCTTGCAAAGCAATTCGTCACCGAGGGGATACATTGGATGGACCGTTACTTACCATTCGTATTTCCTCGCCGATGGAAAATGTTTTTCGAATACAGACGTGGCATTTTAAAGGAGGAAAGGAGAAGTATCCTCAATTTAAGTTGAATCAGAAAGCTTCAGCAATAGAAATTTATCAAAATAATCATAAATGGGAGCTTTATAGTGGTCAAACGAAGCTGAAAATTCCTACAGATGATATTTTTCGGATGGAGTTTTTTAATCAGGATAAAAAGCTTACGCATAGTGATCAAAAGGGTCTGGCTTGGATTAGGGGAAATGACAACAAGACGTATATGAGAGGGCAGTTAAATATAAATGTTGGAGAATACTTTTACGGGTTGGGAGAACGATTTACTCCTTTCGTGAAAAACGGGCAAGTCGTAGATAGCTGGAATAAGGATGGAGGCACCAGTACAGAGCAAGCGTATAAAAATGTGCCATTCTACTTGAGTAACAGAGGGTACGGGGTGTTTGTTAATCACCCGGAACATGTCGCTTTTGAAATGGGTTCAGAGATTGTGTCTAAAAACCAGTTCAGCGTGGAGGGGGAAGAGCTAGATTATTTCTTTATTAACGGCCCAACTCCAAAAGAAGTGTTGGAAAGGTACACAGACTTAACCGGAAAGCCAGCTGTACCACCAGCATGGTCCTTCGGGCTATGGCTTACGACTTCTTTTACGACCGAATACAACGAAGAAACGGTGAATCATTTTGTGGATGGCATGCTAGAAAGAAAGTTACCTCTTAGTGTTTTCCACTTTGATTGCTTTTGGATGAAGGATATGGAGTGGTGTAACTTCGAATGGGATGAACGAAACTTCCCGGATCCAAAAGGGATGATCAAACGATTAAAAGATAAAGGGTTAAAAATCTGTGTTTGGATTAACCCGTACATCGCTCAAAAATCAAAGCTGTTTGCGGAAGCAGCGAGTAAAGGCTATTTATTAAAACGTCCAGATGGAGACGTATGGCAATGGGATCTATGGCAAGCGGGGCAAGGAGTCGTAGACTTTTCAAACCCGGATGCATGTGAATGGTATGCAGATAAGCTAAGAGCATTGATTGATATGGGAGTGGATTCGTTTAAAACAGACTTCGGAGAGCGTATTCCAACGGATGTAGTTTATTGGGATGGATCTGATCCAGAACGAATGCACAATTATTATTCGTACAAGTACAACCAAGTTGTATTTGATGTATTACAAGAAAAGAAAGGGGGAGAAGAAGCCGTCGTTTTTGCTAGATCTTCAACTGCTGGTGGGCAGCAATTCCCTGTTCACTGGGGAGGAGACTGTTATGCCACCTATGAATCCATGGCGGAAAGCTTACGTGGAGGGTTGTCGCTTTGTCTATCCGGATTTGGCTATTGGAGTCATGATATTGGAGGTTTTGAAAATACCGCATCACCAGATTTGTTTAAACGTTGGTTAGCCTTTGGGTTGTTATCAAGCCACAGTCGCTTACATGGAAGTTCTTCATACAGGGTTCCTTGGCTTTTCGATGAGGAAGCAGTAGATGTTACTCGGTTTTTTGCTCAATTAAAAAATACATTGATGCCGTATCTAATGAATGTAGCAAAAGATAACAACAAGACTGGGATTCCGCTCATGCGTGCCATGGTACTAGAGTTTCCTGAAGACCCGACTTGCGCGATGTTAGACCTTCAATATATGCTTGGTGATTCTTTATTAGTTGCGCCTATCTTTAATGAGGAGGGAGAAGCGAGCTATTATTTACCGAATGGTAAATGGACGAATCTACTAACGGGAGCCGTCGTGGAAGGTGGCACATGGCAGCAAGAATATCATGATTACATGAGTATTCCATTGTTTGTACGAGAACACACTATTTTACCAATCGGACAAAACAAAGAAAGACCAGATTATCATTATTCAGAGGAAGTAACATTTTATGTTTATGAGCTACAGGAGAGAAAGAAGGCAAGCGCAGTTATACGTAACGTTACAGGAGACATCGTTGGTTCTATCTCCATGGAAAAGGATGGAGAACAAATAGTAGTAGAGGCAGACATGCCTTCCTCGTACTCTATTAATTTATCAGGTTATTCCACTATAGCCAAAACGACGAGTGGTCATTGGTCGACCGGTAAACAAGGGGTACAGATTATACCAAAATCTAGTGACTCACAATATGCTATTCACTTATAA
- a CDS encoding carbohydrate ABC transporter permease, translating into MRFRKLMIKTVLNAVAWILSLLVLIPFVVVIINSFKTDAEVNVLTLKLPEKWMFENYSVVFERGNLAVSFFNSTLYSVVSSLLLVIVVAFSAFVLARNTTKLNRFIYYFLVLGITLPLNYIPLMSVMKSLHLINSQFGIILLYTAMGIPISLFITYAFVHNIPKELDEAAVMDGCNAFSLFFRVIMPLLKPILVTVFVLNFMNVWNEFTAPLYLLNDVDKWPVTLAVYNFFGQFSAQWNLVSANIVLTSIPVLLVFLFAQKHIVGGLTSGSVKG; encoded by the coding sequence ATGCGTTTTCGAAAACTCATGATAAAAACGGTATTGAACGCAGTGGCATGGATATTAAGCCTCCTTGTGCTTATCCCATTTGTAGTCGTTATTATTAATTCCTTTAAAACAGATGCAGAGGTCAATGTATTAACTCTTAAGCTTCCGGAAAAATGGATGTTTGAAAATTACAGTGTCGTGTTTGAACGAGGGAATCTAGCGGTATCTTTTTTTAATAGTACGTTGTATTCGGTAGTCAGCTCGTTATTACTCGTAATCGTTGTTGCTTTTTCTGCCTTTGTTCTAGCGAGGAATACGACAAAGCTGAATCGATTCATCTATTATTTTTTAGTTCTAGGGATTACCCTTCCCTTAAATTACATTCCACTCATGAGTGTCATGAAAAGCTTACATCTTATTAATTCACAGTTCGGGATTATTCTTTTATATACAGCGATGGGGATTCCCATTTCTCTATTCATCACCTATGCCTTTGTTCATAACATTCCAAAAGAGTTAGATGAAGCGGCTGTCATGGATGGATGTAATGCGTTCTCCTTATTCTTTAGAGTTATCATGCCGTTATTAAAACCAATATTAGTTACTGTCTTTGTTTTAAACTTTATGAATGTATGGAACGAGTTTACCGCGCCACTCTATCTATTAAATGACGTGGACAAATGGCCGGTTACTCTTGCTGTTTATAATTTCTTTGGTCAGTTTAGTGCGCAGTGGAATTTAGTAAGTGCCAACATTGTGCTTACCTCCATTCCAGTGTTACTCGTTTTCTTGTTTGCACAAAAGCATATTGTGGGTGGACTTACATCGGGTTCTGTTAAAGGTTAA
- a CDS encoding carbohydrate ABC transporter permease, producing the protein MKSKNLYPWYFSSGAIIIYTLFIVVPAIVGIYYSFTDWNSYSTVKNFIGLDNYKEIFAGDDVYLTYIKNTFVFTIFTTIAKTILGLFIAILLVSGIKAAGFHRMVIFSPQVLSFLIVGLVFKSLLDPNYGFLNNMLESLGLDFLAKSWLGSVAWAMPSVMAVDTWKGMGYIMVLFVAGLLAIPQDYYEAAEIDGAGFFQKLFRITLPMLMPTITIATVLNITYGMRVFDIIYVLTNGGPGYATDVINTAVYQAFAKGYWGMGSALSSVLFVVMAVVSVFIIRIMTRSEVER; encoded by the coding sequence ATGAAATCTAAGAATTTATATCCGTGGTATTTTTCTTCAGGTGCCATTATTATTTATACGCTTTTTATCGTAGTTCCTGCGATTGTTGGGATTTATTATTCTTTTACAGATTGGAATAGCTACAGTACGGTTAAAAATTTTATCGGACTAGACAATTATAAAGAAATTTTCGCTGGGGATGACGTGTACCTAACGTATATCAAAAATACGTTTGTATTTACGATTTTTACTACCATTGCTAAAACGATATTAGGCTTATTTATTGCGATTCTACTAGTAAGTGGAATAAAGGCAGCAGGCTTTCATCGAATGGTTATTTTCTCCCCACAAGTACTCTCTTTTTTAATTGTCGGTTTAGTCTTTAAAAGCTTACTCGATCCGAACTATGGATTTCTTAACAATATGCTCGAATCCCTAGGATTGGATTTCTTAGCTAAAAGCTGGTTAGGATCCGTGGCTTGGGCTATGCCTTCTGTTATGGCTGTTGATACGTGGAAAGGGATGGGGTATATCATGGTTCTTTTCGTGGCTGGATTGCTTGCAATTCCTCAGGATTACTATGAAGCAGCAGAAATAGACGGAGCGGGCTTTTTTCAAAAACTATTTCGGATTACTCTGCCTATGCTGATGCCAACGATCACCATTGCAACTGTTTTAAATATTACGTATGGGATGCGTGTGTTTGACATTATTTATGTTCTAACAAATGGTGGCCCAGGATATGCGACCGATGTTATTAACACCGCCGTATATCAAGCCTTTGCGAAAGGATACTGGGGAATGGGAAGTGCCTTGTCCTCTGTCCTATTCGTCGTAATGGCAGTCGTATCCGTATTTATTATTCGAATTATGACGAGAAGTGAGGTGGAACGATAA
- a CDS encoding ABC transporter substrate-binding protein, which translates to MMKYKALSFIGVLILFAFVLIGCSSDDASGEDGDKVTLTFGTHQSGIPRTGIIQEMAKDFEKETGIGVEFQIVPDAQWRDLIKAKLASGEAPDIFNVDVDPLSMPANVRPEENAIDLSEEEFVGRMSEQILPSVSYQDKVYGVSYAPTKIWYVYYNKQIFNDLGIEPPTNYEEFKSISQKILDSGVTPFWMAPASNWYQTLALFETGPNYEKLDPGLYEKLNNNEMKVADIDRMKEVLEQMKEFADLGYFGENFLSNTVEAGIDAFGKGEAAMFVRVPGTETEVSDAYPEMKDNMGFFTMPWGDNQTIGINPGGSAAMFGNKNSEHKEEILKFFRWMTKHENLQRVFDGGEGNLTICWPEIESKLTPEYIEYEEAHEKGTVMQAAVKYIDPQFMDVGKDISGMFAGSLSPEEVLENIDKRRAEQAKVLNDSAWEE; encoded by the coding sequence ATGATGAAATATAAAGCGCTTTCTTTTATCGGTGTTCTTATTTTATTTGCTTTTGTGCTTATAGGATGTAGTTCGGATGATGCGTCTGGAGAGGATGGGGACAAAGTAACGTTAACTTTTGGCACACATCAATCTGGAATTCCGAGAACTGGAATCATCCAGGAAATGGCGAAGGACTTTGAAAAGGAGACTGGTATTGGAGTCGAATTTCAAATTGTACCAGATGCCCAATGGAGAGACTTAATTAAAGCGAAGTTAGCTTCTGGGGAAGCACCTGATATTTTTAATGTGGATGTGGATCCGCTTAGTATGCCGGCAAATGTCCGCCCAGAGGAAAATGCGATTGATTTAAGTGAAGAAGAATTTGTTGGCCGCATGTCTGAACAAATTTTACCTTCTGTAAGCTATCAGGATAAAGTCTACGGAGTGTCATATGCTCCGACAAAAATATGGTATGTCTACTACAATAAACAAATTTTTAACGACTTAGGAATCGAACCTCCAACTAACTATGAAGAATTTAAATCGATTAGTCAAAAAATCTTAGACTCTGGTGTAACCCCATTCTGGATGGCGCCAGCTAGTAATTGGTATCAAACATTAGCTTTATTTGAAACAGGACCAAACTATGAAAAGCTAGATCCAGGCTTATATGAGAAATTAAATAATAATGAAATGAAGGTAGCGGATATCGATCGGATGAAAGAAGTATTAGAACAAATGAAAGAATTCGCTGACCTAGGGTATTTCGGAGAAAACTTCTTATCAAATACGGTAGAAGCTGGAATTGATGCATTTGGAAAAGGCGAGGCTGCGATGTTCGTACGTGTTCCGGGAACAGAAACAGAAGTATCTGATGCTTATCCGGAAATGAAGGACAACATGGGATTCTTTACAATGCCATGGGGAGATAACCAAACAATCGGAATTAACCCAGGTGGCTCCGCTGCGATGTTTGGTAATAAAAACTCTGAGCATAAAGAAGAAATTTTGAAATTCTTTAGATGGATGACCAAGCATGAAAATCTACAGCGCGTCTTCGATGGTGGGGAAGGAAACCTAACCATCTGTTGGCCAGAAATTGAGTCCAAACTAACTCCAGAATACATCGAATATGAAGAAGCACATGAAAAAGGTACTGTCATGCAGGCAGCAGTCAAATATATTGATCCTCAGTTCATGGATGTTGGTAAAGACATTTCAGGTATGTTCGCTGGGTCACTTTCACCAGAAGAAGTGTTGGAGAACATTGATAAACGTCGTGCAGAACAAGCGAAGGTATTAAACGATTCAGCTTGGGAGGAGTAA
- a CDS encoding sensor histidine kinase, whose amino-acid sequence MKWIRFKTLQKRLFAYYSIFFVTLLTAIAAILFFFYHNVTRENIINNQIQLNHAITNSINQELDTLNNFSMNLVYSNMVREHFKEKLSKAPNSPESYQDEFSEVTTLIDVILAVISSSQPAKQANIYDLNGKMVGAGEFNGQIIVNLKDRAWYEETMALHGNKYVSLLDNNQLFLMSRSEGKKHLALTRVFKNQNYVNQGIVEILQDADRFFRYPNELRSQNPNLEIYVLNQNNQQFYPYSEESTGQYYSNLISKHDFQDNQSYDVHDPQGTLKLLSYSTTDEMNWKVIVVQEKLDVFAYLSQLQKIFIILLASTLFVILIISYFVSKRVTKPLEYLRLKIRDLNPLDRPNYPPEIAEQTISSIEEIDSLHSTFVSMSEKLRKSINDVVQAREKEMDAKFLALQAQMNPHFLYNNLANISVMAEEGMNKQIVKLSENMSFMLRYISQMNKKGVKLKEEMDYTLRYLECMDIRYEENLDYYIDIPNEMDSIKIPMLIVQPLVENSIKHGFHIEPPWHIEITGKYEKDFWEITVRDNGPGFEPLVIKSLEDLSISMDANEDIPDLHIDGMGIKNILLRIKMMYRDQSYLHIQNHEKRGASITIGVRTQ is encoded by the coding sequence ATGAAATGGATTCGTTTTAAAACGCTGCAGAAAAGGCTGTTCGCTTATTATTCCATATTTTTCGTGACACTACTTACCGCTATCGCCGCCATCCTCTTTTTCTTCTATCACAATGTGACGAGAGAAAATATTATCAATAACCAAATTCAATTAAATCATGCGATTACGAACTCGATTAACCAAGAACTAGATACACTTAACAATTTTTCTATGAATCTTGTTTATTCGAATATGGTAAGAGAGCATTTTAAAGAAAAGCTCTCGAAAGCACCCAATTCTCCTGAAAGTTATCAGGACGAGTTCTCGGAGGTTACGACCCTAATTGATGTCATATTAGCGGTTATTAGTAGTTCTCAACCAGCCAAACAAGCTAATATTTATGATTTAAACGGCAAAATGGTTGGGGCCGGAGAATTCAATGGACAGATTATTGTCAATTTAAAGGACAGAGCTTGGTATGAGGAGACTATGGCCTTGCATGGAAATAAATATGTAAGCCTATTAGATAACAACCAGCTTTTCTTAATGTCGCGCAGTGAAGGAAAAAAACATCTCGCCTTAACTCGAGTTTTTAAAAACCAAAATTATGTAAATCAAGGGATTGTGGAAATCCTTCAAGATGCGGATCGTTTTTTCCGTTATCCCAATGAATTACGAAGTCAAAATCCAAATCTAGAAATCTATGTGTTGAACCAAAATAATCAACAATTTTATCCATATTCCGAAGAAAGTACCGGCCAATACTATAGCAATCTCATTTCCAAACATGATTTCCAAGATAACCAATCTTACGATGTCCATGACCCACAAGGAACTCTGAAGCTCTTATCCTATTCAACGACTGATGAAATGAACTGGAAAGTCATTGTCGTCCAAGAGAAGCTCGATGTGTTTGCTTACTTAAGCCAGCTACAAAAAATCTTTATCATCCTGTTGGCAAGCACCCTATTCGTTATCTTAATTATTTCTTACTTTGTTTCTAAACGAGTCACGAAACCACTAGAGTATCTTCGACTTAAAATAAGAGATTTAAATCCATTAGACCGCCCAAACTATCCGCCAGAAATAGCCGAACAAACGATTAGCTCTATTGAAGAAATTGATTCCTTACATTCCACCTTCGTAAGCATGAGTGAAAAGCTGAGGAAATCAATTAATGACGTTGTGCAAGCGAGGGAAAAGGAAATGGATGCAAAGTTTCTCGCTTTACAAGCACAAATGAATCCACATTTTCTTTATAACAACCTAGCTAATATTAGTGTAATGGCCGAAGAAGGCATGAATAAACAAATCGTCAAGCTTTCAGAAAACATGTCCTTCATGCTTCGCTATATTTCTCAAATGAATAAGAAAGGTGTGAAGCTAAAGGAAGAGATGGATTATACGCTAAGATACCTGGAATGTATGGATATTCGATATGAAGAAAATTTAGACTATTACATCGACATCCCGAACGAAATGGATTCCATAAAGATACCAATGCTTATTGTTCAACCACTCGTTGAAAATTCTATTAAACACGGCTTCCATATTGAACCACCTTGGCATATTGAAATCACAGGTAAATACGAGAAGGATTTTTGGGAAATAACGGTTCGTGATAATGGACCTGGCTTCGAACCACTTGTTATAAAAAGCCTTGAAGATCTGTCCATTAGTATGGATGCAAATGAAGATATTCCAGATTTACATATAGACGGAATGGGAATAAAAAACATTTTACTCCGAATAAAAATGATGTATAGGGATCAATCTTACTTACACATTCAAAACCATGAAAAGCGTGGAGCTTCCATAACGATTGGTGTTAGAACCCAATAA
- a CDS encoding response regulator transcription factor, which produces MVKKQFKALVVEDEALIRRNIVRKINHSETGFSVVGEAMNGKDALAIIEQEMPQIVLTDIKMPIMDGLQLAQNIYFAFPTIKVIIISGHDEFEYARKAINYRVQDYLLKPINDEKFITLLARLEMDLNKDLDSLAHAASAMVDKSSQKEIVQMIKMYIKENYANNLTLNDIATHLNFSVDYLGKLFKKHTGMSPIKYITNLRMNEAKRLLSTNVDMDIQTVGKLVGYKDPHYFSRAFKNKTGYYPTEFQKERIE; this is translated from the coding sequence ATGGTGAAAAAACAATTTAAAGCATTAGTAGTTGAAGATGAAGCGTTAATCAGGAGAAACATAGTTCGGAAGATTAATCATTCAGAAACGGGGTTTTCCGTGGTGGGGGAAGCAATGAATGGAAAGGATGCACTAGCCATCATTGAGCAAGAAATGCCACAAATTGTGCTAACAGATATTAAGATGCCAATTATGGATGGCTTACAGCTAGCTCAAAACATTTATTTTGCCTTCCCGACGATTAAGGTGATTATCATTAGTGGCCATGATGAATTTGAATATGCTAGAAAAGCAATTAATTATCGCGTTCAAGACTATTTACTAAAGCCAATTAATGATGAAAAGTTTATCACCCTTCTGGCTAGGTTAGAAATGGATTTAAACAAGGATTTGGATTCCTTAGCGCACGCGGCAAGTGCCATGGTAGATAAATCTTCACAGAAAGAAATTGTTCAAATGATTAAGATGTATATCAAAGAAAATTACGCCAATAACTTAACCTTAAATGATATCGCAACCCATTTAAATTTTTCCGTAGACTACTTAGGCAAGCTGTTTAAAAAGCACACAGGGATGTCTCCGATAAAATATATTACCAACCTTAGAATGAATGAAGCGAAGAGGCTGTTATCTACAAATGTTGATATGGACATTCAAACAGTTGGCAAGCTTGTCGGCTATAAAGACCCGCATTACTTTAGTAGAGCTTTTAAAAACAAGACTGGATACTACCCAACAGAATTCCAAAAAGAAAGGATTGAGTAG
- a CDS encoding NUDIX hydrolase: MKRVDVVYSLLYDKNQDKVLMVHNTKYDNWSLPGGSVEKGETLPEAAIREAWEETGLQVEVDHIVSVNEASMKQHGNHALFITFFGRVVGGQLSIQDTETIADVKWMAIDEADTWMPYHKKGIRYLLDKMAPYEFEGISG, from the coding sequence TTGAAAAGAGTAGATGTAGTTTATTCCTTACTATATGACAAAAATCAAGACAAGGTTTTGATGGTACATAATACTAAATACGACAACTGGTCCTTACCTGGTGGTTCGGTCGAAAAAGGGGAAACATTACCGGAAGCTGCGATTCGAGAGGCATGGGAGGAAACAGGTTTACAAGTGGAAGTGGATCATATTGTTTCGGTCAATGAGGCCTCTATGAAACAACATGGAAACCACGCGTTGTTCATCACTTTTTTTGGGAGAGTGGTTGGAGGTCAATTATCCATTCAAGATACAGAGACAATTGCGGATGTGAAGTGGATGGCAATTGACGAAGCGGATACGTGGATGCCCTATCATAAAAAGGGGATTAGGTATTTATTAGATAAGATGGCACCATATGAGTTTGAAGGTATTTCAGGATAA
- a CDS encoding GGDEF domain-containing protein, with amino-acid sequence MLHDLIVNLAIIISFLFISGQFFKQIPMHKSIKLKVLGGFVFGFMGIVLMFFSIHITDTTIMDLRNFAIITVFLSGGLLSGIITAFILSLGRIWIFGVSLSSIIGVGTFIILVLVCWYISKRKWNPSHKFLLMNFANIFIVFCAYIILITDRDVLYTAILHYGIINFIAGYAIFSLCDFISRSNEQYRKLMESARTDFLTGLHNVRQFDKLWNEHIQNAKQKKETLSLVVIDIDYFKRINDTYGHLVGDMILKEFAQVLKETTRSIDTVSRNGGEEFSVILPECSYEKAQEIAERIRKSVERRTFSISNAESIHVTVSLGVVSYPVPNENPETMISTADDCLYQAKRSGRNRVVAYSY; translated from the coding sequence GTGCTGCATGATCTAATTGTAAATCTAGCAATTATTATTTCTTTTTTATTTATTTCGGGACAATTTTTCAAACAAATTCCGATGCATAAATCGATAAAATTAAAAGTTTTAGGCGGATTTGTTTTTGGCTTTATGGGAATTGTGTTAATGTTTTTTTCTATACACATTACAGATACCACCATTATGGATCTTCGAAATTTTGCTATTATAACCGTTTTCTTATCTGGCGGACTTTTGAGTGGTATAATTACAGCCTTTATCTTGTCTTTAGGGCGAATATGGATTTTTGGTGTTAGTCTTTCATCCATTATAGGGGTAGGAACGTTCATCATTCTAGTATTAGTCTGTTGGTATATTAGCAAAAGAAAATGGAATCCATCCCATAAGTTTTTATTAATGAACTTTGCGAATATCTTCATTGTATTTTGTGCATATATCATTCTAATAACTGATAGGGATGTTCTTTATACTGCAATTCTTCATTACGGAATAATCAATTTTATTGCAGGCTATGCCATCTTTTCTCTATGTGATTTCATCTCAAGGTCTAATGAACAATATCGAAAACTCATGGAATCTGCAAGAACAGACTTTCTAACGGGCCTTCACAATGTAAGACAGTTTGACAAACTGTGGAATGAGCATATCCAAAATGCAAAACAAAAAAAGGAAACTCTTTCACTTGTTGTAATTGATATCGATTATTTTAAACGAATAAATGACACGTATGGTCACCTAGTAGGAGATATGATTTTAAAAGAATTCGCGCAAGTATTGAAAGAAACTACACGTTCTATCGATACGGTATCACGTAATGGCGGGGAAGAATTTTCGGTTATTTTACCGGAATGCTCGTATGAGAAAGCACAAGAAATTGCTGAAAGAATTAGAAAAAGCGTAGAGCGACGTACGTTTTCTATTTCAAATGCGGAGTCCATCCATGTAACAGTTTCCCTTGGGGTAGTTAGTTATCCAGTGCCGAATGAAAATCCTGAGACGATGATTTCCACTGCAGATGATTGTTTGTATCAAGCCAAACGGTCTGGAAGAAATCGTGTAGTTGCGTATAGTTATTAA
- a CDS encoding GNAT family N-acetyltransferase, protein MLYFREIDVVKDRSTIIEFRKDSFKVSFGDPSPFGEEEDYVQWVKEKMIDYPDGFVLLELDHIPIGQVELSIRSYEDREIGYVHLYYICEQYRGKGYGKLLHDYAINFFKRNHIKEFHLRVSPTNKRAIQFYRKIGLDEIGPELDGKVIRMRGIVS, encoded by the coding sequence GTGCTTTATTTTAGAGAAATCGATGTAGTAAAAGATCGTAGTACAATCATTGAGTTTAGGAAGGATTCTTTTAAAGTAAGCTTTGGAGATCCTTCTCCGTTTGGGGAAGAAGAGGATTATGTTCAGTGGGTAAAGGAAAAGATGATAGATTATCCGGATGGCTTTGTTTTATTGGAATTGGATCATATACCAATTGGTCAAGTAGAACTGTCTATCCGAAGTTACGAAGATCGTGAAATAGGCTATGTGCATCTTTACTACATTTGTGAGCAATATAGAGGAAAAGGATATGGGAAGTTATTACATGATTATGCTATAAATTTTTTTAAGAGGAATCATATTAAAGAGTTCCATTTACGTGTTTCCCCGACGAATAAAAGAGCTATACAATTCTATAGAAAAATAGGTTTGGATGAAATAGGACCGGAGCTGGACGGAAAAGTGATTCGAATGAGAGGAATTGTATCATGA
- a CDS encoding VOC family protein, producing MISKLGQVMVYVLDQEKAVRFWTEKVGFHLVSEQSMDNGMRWFELAPSEQSDTTIVLHDKDLVAKMSPELHLGTPSLMFYTQDIKKLYQDFKDKDIHVGELVEMPTGRVFNFSDEEDNYFAVMETI from the coding sequence ATGATTTCAAAACTCGGTCAAGTAATGGTTTATGTGTTGGATCAAGAAAAAGCAGTTCGGTTTTGGACAGAAAAAGTTGGGTTTCATCTCGTTTCAGAACAGAGTATGGATAATGGAATGCGTTGGTTTGAGCTAGCACCTTCCGAACAATCTGACACTACGATTGTGCTGCATGATAAAGATCTCGTAGCAAAAATGTCTCCAGAATTACACCTCGGTACACCATCTCTTATGTTTTACACCCAGGATATAAAAAAATTATATCAAGATTTTAAAGACAAGGACATTCATGTAGGAGAGCTTGTAGAGATGCCTACAGGTAGAGTTTTCAACTTCTCTGATGAGGAAGATAACTATTTTGCGGTGATGGAAACCATTTAA